One window of the Salvia miltiorrhiza cultivar Shanhuang (shh) chromosome 6, IMPLAD_Smil_shh, whole genome shotgun sequence genome contains the following:
- the LOC130987475 gene encoding protein WVD2-like 7, translating to MGDSACLLHGFSYASAVPNESKQGNHMHALGESISFGRFTADSLSWERWSTFPHKKYVEEAERYARPGSVAQKKAFFEAHYKRIAAQRAAAAALLEQENAANAQNEGLVAVNDDDDADHEVGKPDFVDLGSGNFKNRDVKRGDGGRISNGERERENGVVIGIEVSNVKRSHSVKRSNLENGAAVSAASESSETSQIEKPLLKHKSVDSEEVSSGMSKRRTGLSSMKASAHHKTRRIPSTPAKPIMTPQLNRESNANHSTRRPNVDALEGKRSSPKSLRALLSLGSFRESDRDLASKNKRAESSGLARSSSRTPNDCSTPFKTPAPASTKSGVPSYPAAATPQSENRRMKTPEPSASGRKTAGPKWHILSAVCSKSLSAYRNKLQSPTVSTPFMLRTEERAAKRKQKLEEKFNATEVQKTQQKTLKEKAGNEFRKLSCSLCFKARPLPDFYKEREAPNNQTKKPPAAAQPQTAVLGRSVSNKKQGTISMPPPPPPPRILAKTRNLSKKKVVNQSKFHSTSLSERMAHENASPNIQQ from the exons atgggAGATTCTGCTTGTCTCTTGCATGGCTTCTCTTATGCTTCTGCTGTACCAAATGAATCCAAACAG GGGAATCACATGCACGCTTTAGGGGAATCCATCTCATTTGGAAGGTTCACAGCAGATTCCTTGTCTTGGGAGAGATGGTCCACATTCCCTCACAAGAAATACGTGGAGGAGGCCGAGAGGTACGCGCGCCCAGGCTCCGTCGCGCAGAAGAAGGCCTTCTTCGAGGCTCACTACAAGCGGATTGCTGCTCAAAGGGCTGCTGCAGCAGCTCTGCTCGAGCAAGAAAATGCTGCCAACGCTCAAAATGAAGGACTTGTTGCTgtcaatgatgatgatgatgctgatCATGAGGTGGGGAAACCGGACTTTGTCGATTTGGGAAGTGGGAATTTCAAGAATCGTGATGTGAAGCGAGGTGATGGAGGGAGGATTAGCaatggggagagagagagagagaatggtgtGGTGATTGGAATTGAAGTATCAAATGTGAAGAGGAGTCATTCAGTTAAAAGGAGTAATCTTGAAAATGGTGCTGCAGTTTCTGCTGCTTCAGAGAGTAGTGAGACTTCACAGATAGAGAAGCCATTGCTGAAG CACAAATCTGTTGATAGTGAGGAGGTCTCATCAGGGATGAGCAAGAGAAGGACTGGCCTTTCTTCAATGAAGGCGTCGGCTCATCACAAAACGCGCAGAATCCCATCCACACCTGCAAAGCCCATCATGACTCCACAGCTCAACAGAGAGAGCAATGCCAATCACAGCACGAGGAGGCCTAATGTGGACGCGTTGGAAGGGAAAAGATCGTCTCCAAAGTCACTGCGTGCCTTGCTGAGCTTGGGTTCTTTCAGGGAGTCTGATAGAgacttggcttccaagaacaaGAGGGCCGAGAGCTCGGGCCTTGCACGAAGCTCCTCTAGAACGCCTAACGATTGCTCGACTCCTTTCAAGACTCCTGCTCCG GCTTCTACTAAGAGTGGTGTGCCTTCATATCCTGCAGCAGCCACCCCTCAATCTGAGAATAGAAG GATGAAAACACCAGAACCCTCAGCCTCAGGAAGGAAAACAGCTGGTCCTAAATGGCACATCTTGTCTGCAGT CTGCTCGAAGTCGTTGTCAGCCTACAGGAATAAACTACAGTCACCAACTGTATCCACTCCCTTCATGCTGAGAACAGAAGAAAGAGCTGCAAAGAGAAAACAG AAACTCGAGGAGAAATTCAATGCAACGGAGGTGCAGAAGACGCAGCAGAAGACATTAAAG GAGAAAGCAGGAAATGAGTTTAGAAAACTAAGCTGTAGCCTCTGCTTCAAAGCTCGACCCTTGCCCGACTTCTACAAGGAAAGAGAAGCCCCAAATAATCAGACGAAAAAG CCTCCGGCAGCAGCACAACCACAGACAGCCGTATTAGGAAGAAGCGTTTCAAACAAGAAGCAGGGCACTATCTCaatgccgccgccgccgccgcctccaagAATCTTAGCCAAGACCAGGAATTTATCAAAGAAGAAAGTTGTGAACCAAAGCAAATTTCACAGTACATCACTATCTGAAAGAATGGCACATGAAAATGCTTCTCCGAATATCCAGCAGTGA